A single window of Pseudomonas lijiangensis DNA harbors:
- a CDS encoding PA4780 family RIO1-like protein kinase: MKTPKRIEPLIEDGLVDEVLRPLMSGKEAAVYVVRCGKELRCAKVYKEANKRSFRQAAEYQEGRKVRNSRQARAMAKGSKFGRKETEDAWQNAEVAALFRLASAGVRVPKPFDFLEGVLLMELVADEYGDAAPRLNDVVLEPDQAREYHAFLIEQIVLMLCAGLVHGDLSEFNVLLGPSGPVIIDLPQAVDAAGNNHAFSMLERDVGNMASYFGRFAPELKATRYAKEMWSYYEAGTLSPSTVLTGQFEDTEEAADVRGVLREIEAARLDEARRQAARAADDAPPGKPNEEPPPPWMQ; this comes from the coding sequence ATGAAAACTCCTAAACGCATTGAACCCCTGATCGAAGACGGTCTGGTCGACGAGGTGCTGCGCCCGCTCATGAGTGGGAAAGAGGCAGCTGTTTATGTGGTGCGCTGTGGCAAGGAGCTGCGGTGTGCCAAGGTTTACAAGGAGGCGAACAAACGCAGTTTCCGTCAGGCGGCCGAATATCAGGAAGGCCGCAAGGTACGCAACAGCCGACAGGCCCGGGCCATGGCCAAGGGTTCCAAGTTCGGTCGCAAAGAAACCGAAGACGCATGGCAGAACGCCGAAGTGGCAGCCTTGTTCCGTCTGGCCAGTGCCGGCGTCAGGGTTCCCAAGCCTTTCGACTTTCTGGAAGGCGTGCTGCTCATGGAGCTGGTTGCCGACGAGTACGGCGATGCGGCACCCCGTCTGAACGATGTGGTGCTGGAGCCGGATCAGGCGCGGGAATACCACGCCTTCCTGATCGAGCAGATCGTGCTGATGCTGTGTGCCGGTCTGGTGCACGGTGACCTGTCCGAGTTCAACGTGCTACTGGGGCCAAGCGGTCCGGTGATCATCGACTTGCCTCAGGCGGTGGATGCGGCTGGCAACAACCACGCCTTCAGCATGCTGGAGCGGGATGTGGGCAACATGGCTTCCTATTTCGGACGCTTTGCGCCTGAGCTCAAGGCCACTCGTTACGCCAAGGAAATGTGGTCGTATTACGAGGCCGGTACGCTGTCACCGTCTACGGTGCTCACAGGCCAGTTCGAGGATACGGAGGAAGCGGCTGACGTCAGAGGCGTGCTGCGCGAGATCGAAGCGGCGCGTCTGGATGAAGCCCGTCGTCAGGCTGCCCGTGCCGCCGATGATGCGCCACCCGGCAAACCCAACGAAGAACCGCCGCCGCCCTGGATGCAGTAG
- the cueR gene encoding Cu(I)-responsive transcriptional regulator, with protein MNIGQAASKSGLSAKMIRYYESIGLLRPASRSDSGYRLYSPEDLHTLAFIKRSRDLGFSLEEVGKLLTLWQDRQRASSDVKALAHKHIDDLNQKIEELASLRDTLQELVEHCQGDDRPDCPILKDLASGGCCG; from the coding sequence ATGAACATCGGCCAGGCGGCCAGCAAAAGCGGTTTGAGCGCCAAGATGATTCGTTATTACGAGTCCATCGGCCTGTTGCGGCCTGCCAGTCGCAGCGACAGCGGCTACCGCCTGTACAGCCCGGAAGACCTGCACACCCTGGCGTTCATCAAACGCTCGCGGGATCTGGGGTTTTCGCTGGAGGAAGTCGGCAAGCTGCTGACCCTCTGGCAGGATCGTCAGCGTGCAAGCAGCGATGTGAAGGCGCTGGCTCATAAACACATCGACGACCTGAATCAGAAGATCGAAGAACTGGCGAGCCTGCGCGATACCCTGCAGGAACTGGTGGAACACTGCCAAGGCGACGACCGCCCCGATTGCCCGATCCTCAAGGACCTGGCTTCGGGGGGGTGTTGTGGCTGA
- a CDS encoding heavy metal translocating P-type ATPase yields MQEPTTFDLPITGMTCASCAGRVERALAKVPGVTSVTVNLASERAHVQTGNGTDPQTLIDAVSQAGYGATLLQNEQADSASRIRQLNRERWALVLALVLALPLVMPMLLSPFGVHWMLPAWVQVALATPVQFILGARFYVAAWKALRAGAGNMDLLVAIGTSAGYGLSLYQWISAAPGKTPHLYFEASAVVIALVLLGKYLESRAKRQTASAIRALEALRPERALQVIDGQEHDVAISALRLDDLVLVKPGERFPVDGQVVEGRSHADEALISGESLPVAKQPGDNVTGGAINGEGRLLIRTTALGTQTVLARIIKLVEDAQAGKAPIQRLVDKVSQVFVPAVLVIAFFTLTGWMLAGASLEVALINAVAVLVIACPCALGLATPAAIMAGTGVAARYGILIKDAEALERAHEVDVVVFDKTGTLTCGTPRITNMIAVKGNEEQLLERAGALQRGSEHPLAKAVLDVCREWQLKLDNTEHSQALTGRGIAGDVEGHQLALGNRRLLEENNLQMGELAESARTWEAEGRTLSWLIELGPQPVVLGMFAFGDTLKPGAEQAMQQLGARGISCHLLTGDNPGSARAVADALGIRNVHAEVLPDEKASIVEVLKRDHVVAMVGDGINDAPALAAADIGIAMGGGTDVAMHAAGITLMRGDPRLVPAALEISRKTYAKIRQNLFWAFVYNLIGIPLAALGYLNPVLAGAAMALSSVSVVSNALLLKTWKPDDVGDAQ; encoded by the coding sequence ATGCAAGAACCCACCACCTTCGACCTGCCGATCACCGGCATGACTTGCGCAAGCTGCGCAGGTCGGGTCGAGCGTGCCCTGGCCAAAGTGCCCGGGGTCACCAGCGTCACAGTCAACCTGGCCAGTGAACGCGCCCATGTACAGACCGGGAACGGAACCGACCCGCAGACGTTGATCGACGCCGTGAGCCAGGCAGGCTATGGCGCGACACTGCTGCAGAACGAGCAGGCCGATTCCGCCAGCAGGATCCGCCAACTGAACCGCGAACGCTGGGCCCTGGTACTGGCGCTGGTCCTGGCCTTGCCGCTGGTCATGCCGATGTTGCTGAGCCCTTTTGGCGTGCACTGGATGTTGCCCGCCTGGGTTCAGGTTGCACTGGCCACCCCGGTGCAATTCATCCTCGGCGCACGCTTTTACGTCGCCGCCTGGAAAGCCTTGCGGGCAGGCGCTGGCAATATGGACCTGCTGGTTGCCATCGGCACCAGTGCCGGATACGGCCTGAGCCTCTATCAATGGATCAGCGCAGCGCCCGGCAAGACGCCGCACCTGTATTTCGAGGCCTCGGCCGTGGTCATCGCGCTGGTGCTGCTGGGCAAATACCTGGAGAGCCGTGCCAAGCGTCAGACTGCCAGCGCCATCCGCGCTCTGGAAGCATTGCGACCGGAACGCGCCCTGCAAGTGATTGACGGCCAGGAGCACGATGTCGCCATCAGCGCCTTGCGCCTCGATGATCTGGTGCTGGTCAAACCCGGTGAGCGCTTCCCGGTGGATGGGCAGGTCGTGGAAGGCCGCAGTCATGCCGATGAAGCCCTGATCAGTGGCGAGAGCCTGCCGGTGGCCAAACAGCCCGGCGACAACGTCACCGGCGGCGCCATCAACGGCGAAGGCCGGTTGCTGATCAGGACCACGGCCCTGGGCACCCAGACGGTACTGGCGCGCATCATCAAACTGGTCGAGGACGCTCAGGCGGGCAAGGCGCCGATCCAGAGACTGGTGGATAAAGTCAGCCAGGTGTTCGTGCCTGCGGTGCTGGTCATCGCGTTTTTTACCCTGACAGGCTGGATGCTGGCCGGAGCATCGCTGGAAGTCGCCTTGATCAATGCTGTCGCCGTGCTGGTCATCGCCTGCCCTTGCGCCCTTGGCCTGGCAACGCCCGCCGCGATCATGGCCGGAACGGGCGTGGCGGCGCGCTACGGCATTCTGATCAAGGACGCCGAAGCACTGGAGCGCGCCCATGAAGTGGACGTCGTGGTGTTCGACAAAACCGGCACACTGACCTGCGGCACACCACGCATTACCAACATGATTGCCGTGAAAGGCAACGAAGAACAGTTACTGGAACGGGCGGGCGCCCTGCAACGCGGGAGTGAGCATCCGCTGGCCAAGGCGGTGCTGGATGTGTGTCGCGAATGGCAACTGAAGCTGGACAACACCGAACACAGCCAGGCACTCACCGGGCGCGGCATCGCCGGTGACGTCGAAGGACATCAACTGGCCTTGGGTAACCGGCGTCTGCTGGAAGAAAACAACTTGCAGATGGGCGAACTGGCCGAGTCCGCCAGAACCTGGGAAGCCGAAGGCAGAACCCTGTCCTGGCTGATCGAACTGGGCCCTCAACCGGTGGTGCTGGGCATGTTCGCGTTTGGCGACACCCTCAAGCCCGGCGCGGAACAGGCCATGCAGCAACTGGGCGCACGAGGCATCAGTTGCCACTTGCTCACCGGCGACAACCCCGGCAGCGCCAGAGCGGTCGCTGATGCCCTGGGTATCCGCAATGTACACGCCGAAGTGCTGCCCGACGAAAAAGCCTCGATCGTTGAAGTCCTGAAAAGGGATCATGTGGTGGCCATGGTCGGTGACGGCATCAACGATGCGCCTGCCCTCGCGGCGGCCGATATTGGTATCGCCATGGGCGGCGGCACCGATGTGGCGATGCATGCCGCCGGGATCACCCTGATGCGCGGCGATCCACGCCTGGTGCCCGCAGCACTGGAGATCAGCCGCAAGACCTACGCCAAGATCCGCCAGAACCTGTTCTGGGCCTTTGTCTACAACCTGATCGGTATTCCGCTGGCAGCCCTGGGTTATCTCAACCCCGTGCTGGCAGGAGCCGCCATGGCCTTGTCCAGTGTCAGCGTAGTGAGCAACGCTCTGCTGTTGAAGACCTGGAAACCGGATGACGTGGGAGACGCGCAATGA
- a CDS encoding heavy-metal-associated domain-containing protein encodes MQLLKVQGMTCGHCVRAVTQVIKNDDPAAEVQVDLASSQVRVQSSLSTERLIELIGEEGYQAQPAG; translated from the coding sequence ATGCAGTTATTAAAGGTACAAGGCATGACGTGCGGGCATTGTGTCCGTGCAGTGACTCAGGTCATCAAGAACGATGATCCGGCCGCCGAGGTGCAGGTCGACCTGGCCAGTTCGCAGGTGCGTGTGCAAAGTTCGTTATCCACAGAGCGGCTCATCGAACTGATTGGCGAAGAGGGGTATCAGGCACAGCCTGCTGGCTGA
- a CDS encoding multidrug effflux MFS transporter, producing MNFKTILILGALSAFGPLAIDFYLPGFPAMAAYFATDEKHVQLTLAAYFLGLSIGQLAYGPVADRFGRRIPLLVGVTLFTLASLACTFAPSLDWLIAARFVQALGGCAGMVLARAIVSDKCNAVESAKVFSQLMLVMGLAPILAPMLGGVLVNVAGWQSIFLCLTIFSALCLAAVAIGLPESMPASVPRQPLRGALKQYGNLLKDRVFIGHALTGGIVMAGMFSYIAGSPFVFIKLYGVPAEHYGWLFGMNAAAFILVAQVNARLLRKRSPAFLLLRTIWVYLAAALTLLGIASLRTEQLWPLLVPLFICIASLGCIIPNASACAMNGQWARAGSASALMGCLQFSVAAGAASLVGVLHDGTATPMAVVISLCGVLATIVALYTRRVQTRRDAQAL from the coding sequence ATGAATTTCAAGACCATTCTTATTCTTGGTGCCTTGAGCGCCTTTGGCCCGTTGGCCATCGACTTCTATCTTCCCGGTTTCCCCGCCATGGCGGCGTATTTCGCAACTGACGAAAAGCACGTGCAGTTGACCCTGGCAGCCTATTTCCTGGGCCTGTCCATCGGGCAACTGGCCTATGGACCTGTGGCGGACCGTTTTGGTCGGCGGATTCCGTTGCTGGTCGGTGTCACGCTTTTCACGCTGGCTTCGCTGGCCTGCACCTTTGCGCCGAGCCTGGACTGGCTGATCGCCGCCCGTTTCGTTCAGGCCCTCGGTGGTTGTGCCGGTATGGTGCTGGCGCGGGCCATTGTCAGTGACAAATGCAATGCCGTGGAGTCGGCCAAGGTCTTCTCGCAGTTGATGCTGGTCATGGGGCTTGCGCCTATTCTGGCGCCGATGCTGGGAGGCGTGCTGGTCAATGTCGCTGGCTGGCAATCGATCTTCCTGTGCCTGACGATCTTCAGTGCGCTGTGCCTTGCGGCCGTGGCCATTGGTCTGCCGGAAAGCATGCCGGCCAGTGTTCCGCGTCAGCCGCTGCGTGGTGCGTTGAAGCAGTACGGCAACTTGCTCAAGGACCGGGTCTTCATCGGCCATGCCCTGACCGGCGGTATCGTCATGGCCGGGATGTTCTCCTACATTGCCGGTTCGCCTTTCGTGTTCATCAAGTTGTATGGCGTCCCAGCCGAGCATTACGGCTGGCTGTTCGGCATGAATGCGGCGGCGTTCATTCTGGTGGCTCAGGTCAATGCACGTCTGTTGCGCAAGCGCAGCCCGGCGTTTCTGTTGCTGCGTACCATCTGGGTCTATCTGGCGGCAGCCCTGACACTGCTGGGCATCGCCAGCCTGCGTACCGAACAGCTCTGGCCGTTGCTGGTTCCGCTGTTCATCTGCATTGCCAGCCTGGGCTGCATCATCCCCAATGCTTCGGCTTGCGCCATGAATGGTCAGTGGGCGCGGGCCGGCAGTGCGTCGGCGCTGATGGGATGCTTGCAATTCAGTGTTGCGGCGGGCGCCGCGAGTCTGGTGGGTGTTCTGCATGACGGCACGGCAACGCCCATGGCGGTCGTGATCAGTCTGTGTGGGGTGCTTGCAACGATTGTCGCGCTGTACACCCGACGCGTGCAGACGCGCCGGGATGCGCAGGCTCTGTAA
- a CDS encoding zinc-binding alcohol dehydrogenase family protein produces the protein MKAIAYYQSLPISDLNALQDIELPEPVAGARDVLVEVKAISVNPVDTKVRQNVQPEAGAAKVLGWDVAGVVKAVGSEVTLFQPGDKVFYAGSLTRPGANSELHVVDERIVGHMPKSLSFAHAAALPLTAITAWELLFERLQIAEGQADKEQSLLIVGAAGGVGSILTQLARQLTSLKVIGTASRPETTSWVRDLGAHDVIDHSKPLSEELKRIGQNQVTHVASLTQTDLHLDQLVESLQPQGKLGLIDDPKALDVSKLKRKSLSLHWEFMYTRSMFETPDMIEQHNLLNRVAELIDAGTLKTTFGEHFGTINAENLRRAHELLESGKAKGKIVLEGF, from the coding sequence ATGAAAGCCATCGCCTATTACCAGTCACTGCCCATCAGCGACCTCAATGCGCTACAGGATATCGAGCTGCCAGAGCCGGTCGCGGGTGCTCGCGATGTATTGGTGGAGGTCAAAGCAATTTCCGTGAACCCCGTGGATACCAAGGTTCGTCAGAACGTCCAGCCCGAAGCCGGCGCTGCCAAGGTTCTGGGTTGGGATGTGGCGGGCGTAGTGAAAGCGGTCGGCAGCGAAGTGACGCTTTTCCAGCCGGGCGACAAGGTGTTCTACGCAGGCTCGCTGACACGGCCGGGTGCCAACAGCGAATTGCATGTGGTGGATGAGCGGATCGTCGGGCACATGCCCAAGTCCCTGAGCTTCGCCCACGCGGCGGCTCTGCCCCTGACGGCGATTACTGCCTGGGAATTGCTGTTCGAGCGTTTGCAGATCGCAGAGGGCCAGGCTGATAAAGAGCAAAGCCTGTTGATCGTCGGTGCAGCGGGCGGTGTCGGCTCGATCCTGACGCAACTGGCTCGCCAGCTGACTTCGCTGAAAGTCATCGGCACGGCATCCCGCCCGGAAACCACAAGCTGGGTGCGCGACCTGGGCGCTCATGACGTCATCGATCACAGCAAGCCGCTGAGCGAAGAGCTCAAGCGCATCGGCCAGAATCAGGTGACTCACGTTGCCAGCCTGACCCAGACCGATCTGCATCTGGATCAGTTGGTGGAGTCGCTCCAGCCGCAAGGCAAACTGGGCTTGATCGATGATCCAAAGGCGCTGGATGTGTCCAAGCTCAAGCGCAAGAGTCTGTCGCTGCACTGGGAGTTCATGTACACCCGCTCGATGTTCGAGACGCCCGACATGATCGAACAGCACAACCTGCTCAACCGGGTCGCCGAACTGATTGACGCCGGAACCCTGAAAACCACCTTCGGGGAACACTTCGGCACCATCAACGCCGAAAACCTGCGTCGCGCCCATGAGTTGCTGGAAAGCGGCAAGGCCAAGGGCAAGATCGTGCTCGAAGGTTTCTGA
- a CDS encoding LysR family transcriptional regulator: MLRFDDLQLFVRAADLGSLSAAARGMDMSAAVASAALKRIEQQLGVRLLARSTRSLRLTADGEGFLEYARAALGSLEDGRRLLASNQESCNGVLQLSAPSDFGRNVLLPWLDEFQQQHPQLSVRLLVGDRVDDLFRQPVDVALRYGEPGDSSLVARPVAPDNRRVLCASPDYLARHGEPQQVGELAQHNCLLLMLGDRIHDHWTFHDGKREVSLTVGGNRFSPDGDVVRRWVLAGAGVAYRSWLDIAADVHAGRLKVLMPHLRGEAVPLNLLCAHRVQLNKPVNLLLEMLRARCARHSVLASR, from the coding sequence ATGCTGCGTTTCGATGATTTGCAGTTGTTTGTGCGGGCGGCTGATCTGGGCAGTCTTTCTGCGGCGGCACGGGGCATGGACATGTCGGCGGCAGTGGCCAGTGCGGCCCTCAAGCGCATCGAGCAGCAGCTTGGTGTACGCCTGCTGGCACGTTCCACGCGCAGTTTGCGCCTGACCGCCGACGGTGAAGGCTTTCTGGAATATGCCCGTGCAGCCCTTGGCAGTCTGGAAGACGGTCGACGTCTGCTGGCCAGCAATCAGGAAAGCTGCAATGGCGTCCTGCAGCTCTCGGCACCTTCGGATTTCGGTCGCAATGTGCTGTTGCCCTGGCTCGACGAGTTTCAGCAGCAACACCCGCAGTTGTCCGTACGCCTGCTGGTGGGGGATCGCGTTGACGATCTGTTTCGTCAGCCTGTGGATGTGGCCTTGCGTTATGGCGAACCTGGCGATTCGAGTCTGGTGGCACGGCCTGTGGCGCCTGACAACCGGCGAGTGCTGTGCGCCTCTCCCGATTATCTGGCTCGCCATGGCGAACCGCAGCAGGTGGGCGAGCTGGCGCAGCATAATTGCCTGTTGCTCATGCTCGGGGACCGGATTCACGATCACTGGACCTTTCACGATGGCAAGCGGGAAGTGAGCCTGACCGTGGGCGGCAACCGCTTCAGCCCCGATGGTGACGTTGTGCGTCGCTGGGTCTTGGCGGGGGCGGGCGTGGCTTACCGCTCATGGCTGGATATCGCCGCTGATGTCCATGCCGGACGCCTTAAAGTATTGATGCCGCATTTGCGCGGTGAAGCCGTGCCGCTGAATCTGTTATGTGCTCATCGAGTGCAACTGAACAAGCCTGTAAATCTGTTGCTCGAAATGCTTCGTGCTCGATGTGCGCGACACTCTGTGCTCGCAAGTCGTTAG
- a CDS encoding ArsR/SmtB family transcription factor: MEYAPCISQIATLLADPKRSAMIWALMDGTARPANELALMAGLSTSSAGAHLARLASGGLLKQEARGRTRFFRLAAPEIGAAVEALANASMVSADQISRNVAQPMPPLPIRRARICSDHLGGEMAAELYQRLLGAGWIEQMEHRVEVTSKGMAKFAERGIYVPALAQRQRETVCVCPDWSERSPHLGGALGAGLLQLFIQMGWLRPTEESSTLQVSSNGQREIGKIASAA; encoded by the coding sequence ATGGAATATGCACCTTGCATCAGTCAGATTGCGACACTGCTGGCCGACCCCAAGCGTAGCGCAATGATTTGGGCATTGATGGATGGTACCGCTCGTCCTGCCAACGAGCTGGCATTAATGGCGGGGCTCTCGACGTCTTCGGCAGGTGCGCATCTGGCGCGACTGGCCAGTGGCGGACTGTTGAAACAGGAGGCACGTGGGCGCACACGTTTCTTCCGGTTGGCAGCGCCTGAAATCGGGGCCGCCGTGGAGGCGCTGGCCAATGCCTCGATGGTGAGTGCCGACCAGATCAGCCGCAATGTGGCGCAACCCATGCCGCCGTTGCCCATACGTCGCGCACGTATCTGTTCCGATCACCTGGGAGGGGAAATGGCCGCCGAGCTTTACCAGCGTTTGCTGGGTGCCGGCTGGATCGAGCAGATGGAGCATCGGGTCGAGGTGACCAGCAAGGGAATGGCCAAGTTCGCCGAGCGAGGCATCTATGTTCCGGCGCTGGCGCAACGGCAACGGGAGACGGTCTGTGTCTGCCCGGATTGGAGCGAGCGCAGCCCGCATCTTGGCGGCGCGCTGGGTGCAGGGCTTTTGCAGTTGTTCATTCAGATGGGATGGCTGCGCCCCACCGAGGAGTCCAGCACATTGCAGGTTTCTTCCAACGGGCAGCGTGAAATCGGCAAGATCGCATCAGCGGCCTGA
- a CDS encoding adenosine deaminase, which yields MYDWLNALPKAELHLHLEGSLEPELLFALAERNKIALPWNDVEALRGAYAFNNLQEFLDLYYQGADVLRTEQDFYDLTWAYLQRCKAQNVIHTEPFFDPQTHTDRGIPLEVVLAGITGALKDGQSQLGVSSGLILSFLRHLSEEEAEKTLDQALPFRDAFVAVGLDSSEMGHPPSKFKRVFDRARNEGFLTVAHAGEEGPPEYIWEALDLLKIQRIDHGVRAIEDERLMQRIIDEQIPLTVCPLSNTKLCVFDHMSQHNILDMLERGVKVTVNSDDPAYFGGYVTENFHALHTHLGMTQDQAKRLAQNSLDARLVKP from the coding sequence ATGTACGACTGGTTGAACGCCCTGCCCAAGGCAGAATTGCACCTGCACCTGGAAGGCTCCCTGGAGCCTGAGTTGCTGTTCGCTCTGGCCGAGCGCAACAAAATCGCACTGCCCTGGAACGACGTCGAGGCCTTGCGCGGGGCTTATGCCTTCAACAATCTGCAAGAGTTTCTGGACCTCTACTATCAGGGCGCGGACGTGCTGCGCACCGAGCAGGATTTCTACGACCTGACCTGGGCTTACCTGCAACGCTGCAAGGCGCAGAACGTCATCCATACCGAACCCTTCTTCGATCCGCAGACCCACACCGACCGGGGCATCCCGCTTGAAGTGGTGCTGGCAGGCATCACCGGAGCCCTCAAGGATGGCCAGTCGCAACTGGGCGTCAGCAGCGGCCTTATCCTGAGCTTCCTGCGCCACCTGAGCGAAGAAGAAGCCGAGAAAACCCTGGATCAGGCACTGCCGTTCCGTGATGCATTCGTGGCCGTGGGCCTGGACAGCTCGGAAATGGGCCACCCGCCCAGCAAATTCAAGCGTGTTTTCGACCGCGCCCGCAACGAAGGCTTCCTGACCGTGGCCCATGCCGGTGAAGAAGGTCCGCCCGAGTACATCTGGGAAGCACTGGATCTGCTGAAGATCCAGCGAATCGATCATGGTGTACGCGCCATCGAAGACGAGCGCCTGATGCAGCGGATCATCGACGAACAGATTCCGCTGACCGTCTGCCCGCTGTCCAACACCAAGCTGTGCGTGTTCGACCACATGTCCCAACACAACATTCTCGACATGCTGGAGCGTGGCGTGAAAGTCACCGTGAACTCCGATGACCCGGCCTACTTCGGAGGTTATGTCACCGAGAACTTCCACGCTCTGCACACCCATCTGGGCATGACTCAGGATCAGGCAAAGCGCCTGGCGCAAAACAGTCTGGATGCGCGTCTGGTCAAGCCGTAA
- a CDS encoding 2-oxoglutarate and iron-dependent oxygenase domain-containing protein, translating to MNQLPIIDIAPLYTPDEHAWQAVASQIDQACREWGFFYIKGHPITAQRIEQVLSTGKQLFAQPLAEKLKIDITQSSHHRGYGAIATEQLDPNLPSDLKETFDMGLHMDAAHPDVLAGKPLRGPNRHPDIAGWESLMEQHYLDMQALAQTLLRAMTLALGIESDFFDQRFKDPVSVFRMIHYPPRHTATSTEQQGAGAHTDYGCITLLYQDAAGGLQVRDVRGQWIDAPPLEGTFVVNIGDMMARWSNDRYVSTPHRVISPLGVDRYSMPFFAEPHPDTRIECLPGCQSEASPARYPVTTCAEFLLSRFADTYAYRREQEAIT from the coding sequence ATGAACCAGCTTCCCATCATCGACATCGCCCCGCTCTACACACCTGACGAACACGCCTGGCAAGCCGTTGCCAGCCAGATCGATCAGGCCTGCCGCGAGTGGGGATTTTTCTACATCAAGGGCCACCCGATCACGGCCCAGCGTATCGAACAGGTACTGAGCACCGGCAAGCAGCTCTTTGCTCAGCCCCTGGCTGAGAAACTCAAGATCGATATCACCCAAAGCTCGCATCACCGCGGCTATGGCGCCATTGCCACCGAGCAACTGGACCCGAACCTGCCAAGCGACCTCAAGGAAACCTTCGACATGGGCCTGCACATGGATGCAGCCCATCCCGATGTGCTGGCCGGCAAACCCTTGCGCGGACCGAATCGCCACCCGGACATAGCGGGCTGGGAAAGCCTGATGGAGCAGCATTACCTGGATATGCAGGCCCTGGCCCAGACACTGCTGCGGGCCATGACCCTGGCACTGGGTATCGAGTCCGACTTTTTCGATCAGCGCTTCAAGGACCCGGTCAGTGTCTTTCGCATGATCCATTACCCGCCGCGCCATACCGCGACCTCCACCGAACAGCAGGGTGCCGGAGCCCATACCGATTACGGCTGCATCACGCTGCTGTATCAGGATGCCGCCGGTGGGCTGCAGGTCCGTGACGTGCGTGGCCAGTGGATCGACGCGCCGCCCCTTGAAGGGACCTTTGTAGTCAACATCGGCGATATGATGGCGCGCTGGAGCAACGACCGTTATGTGTCCACGCCGCACCGGGTCATCAGCCCGCTGGGTGTCGACCGCTACTCCATGCCCTTCTTCGCGGAACCGCATCCGGACACCCGTATCGAATGCCTGCCAGGCTGCCAGAGCGAAGCCAGCCCGGCACGCTACCCTGTAACCACTTGCGCGGAGTTTCTGCTGTCACGCTTTGCCGACACCTATGCGTATCGGCGCGAGCAGGAGGCAATTACCTGA
- a CDS encoding BMP family ABC transporter substrate-binding protein, whose amino-acid sequence MHLTNPRRPLKKLLCAMAAVVGLGSSLLASAADPLKVGFVYIGPIGDHGWTYQHEQGRKAMVAALGDKVSSSYVENVPEGADAERVIRNMAKGGFDLIFSTSFGYMNPTLKVAKQFPKVKFEHATGYKQDKNMGTYLARTYEGRYVGGFLAAKMTKTKKIGYVASFPIPEVLRDIDAIQLALNKYNPGTEIKVVWVNSWFDPGKEADAANALIDQGVDVVFQHTDSPAPIQTAERRGVYAVGYASDMAHFGPKAVLTSIVNNWGPHYIQATEGVIAGTWKPQDYWGGLKEGTVELPISDIVPADVKAEAQKIIASIESGEFHPFTGPIKDQTGAVKIPEGKVATNAELASMNYYVEGIKAELPK is encoded by the coding sequence ATGCACCTGACCAACCCACGTCGTCCTCTGAAAAAACTGCTGTGTGCCATGGCTGCCGTTGTCGGCCTGGGTTCCAGTCTGCTCGCTTCGGCTGCCGATCCTCTGAAAGTCGGCTTCGTCTACATCGGCCCTATCGGCGACCACGGCTGGACCTATCAACACGAGCAGGGCCGCAAGGCGATGGTCGCGGCGCTGGGCGACAAGGTCAGCAGCAGTTACGTCGAGAACGTGCCGGAAGGTGCGGACGCCGAGCGCGTGATTCGCAATATGGCCAAGGGCGGCTTCGACCTGATTTTCAGTACCTCATTCGGCTACATGAACCCGACGCTGAAAGTCGCCAAGCAGTTCCCGAAGGTGAAGTTCGAGCACGCCACCGGCTACAAGCAGGACAAGAACATGGGCACTTACCTGGCCCGTACCTATGAAGGTCGCTATGTAGGCGGCTTCCTGGCGGCGAAGATGACCAAGACCAAGAAGATCGGTTATGTCGCCTCGTTCCCGATCCCGGAAGTCCTGCGCGATATCGACGCCATCCAGCTGGCCCTGAACAAGTACAACCCAGGTACTGAGATCAAGGTGGTGTGGGTCAACTCCTGGTTCGATCCGGGCAAGGAAGCCGATGCCGCCAACGCCCTGATCGATCAGGGCGTGGACGTGGTGTTCCAGCACACCGACAGCCCGGCCCCGATCCAGACCGCCGAGCGCCGTGGCGTCTACGCAGTCGGCTACGCTTCGGACATGGCGCACTTCGGACCCAAGGCAGTCCTGACGTCCATCGTCAACAACTGGGGCCCGCATTACATCCAGGCCACCGAAGGGGTGATTGCCGGAACCTGGAAACCTCAGGACTACTGGGGCGGCCTGAAGGAAGGCACGGTTGAGCTGCCGATCAGCGATATCGTCCCGGCTGACGTGAAAGCCGAAGCCCAGAAGATCATCGCCAGCATCGAGAGCGGTGAATTCCATCCCTTCACCGGCCCGATCAAGGACCAGACAGGCGCCGTGAAGATCCCCGAAGGCAAGGTCGCCACCAATGCCGAGCTGGCCTCGATGAACTACTACGTTGAAGGGATCAAGGCAGAGCTGCCGAAGTAA